One segment of Drosophila mauritiana strain mau12 chromosome 3R, ASM438214v1, whole genome shotgun sequence DNA contains the following:
- the LOC117142529 gene encoding uncharacterized protein LOC117142529, whose amino-acid sequence MRLLKCSVFVYLFLIFDAGHAFSIIGLNKQMLYEYEGNVLVGAKPQDEGHQAPPTTGWIVRGKLTLQRQSELVLAAALVIDDVTLNNSGEKFLQNKEMYPPYKPFKIALTKDGAISHVVFKEGDPIWSMNFKRAIASVLQFQMKSSGAFVVDELGIHGTCRTEYFVSNRTNYISIRKTPEVKTCKPYSEAVHTTRSNVPPNTCEFDHQKSVIIGNEAIYGMSPHNETGYYLSMAHAKGTTLIHTFESTGEAQFINSELLLNFLNETPIDNPIDIETSMAAEPSNLELQRLDPNDPTGGRSPQQQETLIAQAGTLLDSLAEALETTEFKFSEPYDSTLSDVIKLLSEMDFDSLTKLYREVDIGTSYRQETIRNIFHEIIPRIGTKASVFLTHHLVLNKLTKPQIAVQLLIPMPFHIFELSAELVQKCEDFLNIGPDRPDVRQAAILSFATLIHNVYVAKGIDKEKFEEYVQKYFNAYLSDRDFDQKMLYLQGLNNLQLGNVANFLEPIVQDPNEHEDLKFQAAWTTLALADRRAERIYEVYWPIFESRNASLELRVAAVTLLLISNPTAARLISIHRIIQSETDPHMINYYRTTVTSISETTYPCYQHLRRLLSYMHRHLPQKPESRYWVTGNYIFDYRDSKFGIGAMLQVFLVGDPKSDMPVVAFFKFDTEALGKFTGQLALYIKARGLPDTILNKMQSRNGSDPFTFKSIKALLAMLQAPIINSKDLHLEFILQMEGKTVLSYYLNQRMFRQLTYDNILERMQQIIRTDSHINMQTVRWPFMNRYTVPTVLGTSSDVLLQTTVLTSLRGNITEQRNSPITKHTLEIDARYSSYASVRSRSYNPFLNLDHEINREQGFLIYIPFSSELHLNESGSKCRRYSFSRPQNLTSGLSFKSRAVTKTRGLITKTAAAPFEEIMVPEGRNDVVQLFSYPMPDLGVRLSMTTNLNELIKYRGMLLKSEFTENGFSGNMVVNALMYIFGFTQLSSIHLGHDRNFTMLMYNEKNTRIEGNFCAEDVLKTSDMKGKQIGLTLEHTDHMNENHAADALHRWNITLDVLASTKSNWFKLTGQVQRNSKDDEDDWKACTKLTYEPLVFTKRPHTLNGDVVFGLATEESECPEKGSTVQFAARAGPSEHARAFLRSDKISLTDTDFCPKEVLKFSPIPTSKYCKRSNFENFTSITQYDMDLKFNNMPAWFELWSNRLDHLVSALSADKVDSLHMSQEINISMQTPQDQFRLAVEVNGVKWRFHQIPFFYKLDSKFDASHELTFDSGLKRSCSVINGMVNTFDDYLINLREIAVRPDCLTLLVADCSPLPQIAVFVTPSPAQGLSNNYGLRIHIGQNYFDFRVRTDNSSLPTDEPVLIYLNQDQTPHNVRKKPYQWPMETSDYDFRVELNEQNILIVECTQLSSTIQFDLYNILNFEIYGVYKHQMCGLCSKPLNRMQNYTICELEASTPTPVPLQNSSDVVVDA is encoded by the exons ATGAGGCTACTCAAGTGCTCCGTGTTTGTGT ATCTGTTCCTGATCTTCGACGCCGGCCATGCCTTCAGCATTATTGGCCTCAACAAACAGATGCTCTACGAGTACGAGGGCAATGTCCTGGTGGGTGCGAAGCCCCAGGACGAGGGACACCAGGCGCCACCCACCACCGGATGGATTGTGCGGGGCAAGCTGACGCTCCAGCGGCAAAGCGAGCTGGTCTTGGCTGCGGCG CTGGTCATAGACGATGTAACGCTGAACAACTCCGGCGAGAAGTTCCTGCAGAACAAGGAGATGTACCCGCCCTACAAGCCCTTCAAGATTGCCCTCACCAAGGATGGCGCCATCTCACATGTGGTGTTCAAGGAAGGCGATCCCATATGGAGCATGAACTTCAAGCGGGCCATCGCATCGGTGCTGCAGTTCCAGATGAAGTCCAGCGGCGCCTTCGTCGTGGATGAG CTGGGTATTCATGGCACCTGCCGCACGGAGTACTTTGTGTCCAACAGAACAAACTACATCTCCATCCGCAAAACGCCGGAGGTCAAGACCTGCAAGCCGTACTCGGAGGCGGTTCACACCACCCGCAGCAACGTGCCGCCCAATACGTGCGAATTCGATCACCAGAAGAGTGTGATCATTGGCAATGAGGCCATCTACGGGATGTCCCCGCACAACGAGACGGGCTACTACCTAAGCATGGCCCATGCCAAGGGCACAACCCTCATCCATACGTTCGAATCCACGGGAGAAGCACAATTCATCAACTCGGAGCTGCTGCTCAACTTCCTTAACGAGACGCCCATCGACAATCCCATCGATATTGAAACTTCAATGGCGGCAGAGCCATCTAACCTGGAGCTGCAGCGGCTGGATCCCAACGATCCCACTGGAGGACGTAGCCCTCAGCAGCAGGAGACGCTGATTGCCCAGGCAGGGACGCTCTTAGACAGTCTGGCCGAAGCACTAGAGACTACGGAATTCAAGTTCTCGGAACCCTACGACTCCACTCTTTCCGACGTGATCAAGCTTCTCAGCGAGATGGACTTTGATTCGCTCACTAAACTCTATCGTGAGGTGGACATTGGCACCTCCTATCGCCAGGAGACCATTCGCAACATCTTTCATGAAATCATTCCCCGCATTGGAACTAAGGCCTCAGTTTTCCTGACCCACCACCTCGTGCTAAACAAGCTGACTAAGCCGCAAATCGCTGTGCAACTGCTCATACCCATGCCATTCCACATCTTCGAGCTATCGGCGGAGTTGGTGCAAAAGTGCGAGGACTTCCTCAATATCGGACCCGATCGCCCGGATGTGCGGCAGGCCGCTATCCTTAGCTTTGCCACCCTCATCCATAATGTCTATGTGGCCAAGGGAATCGATAAGGAAAAGTTCGAGGAGTATGTCCAGAAGTACTTTAATGCCTATCTAA GCGATCGCGACTTCGACCAAAAGATGTTGTATCTGCAGGGTCTAAACAACTTGCAACTGGGGAACGTGGCCAACTTTTTGGAGCCCATCGTTCAGGACCCCAACGAGCACGAGGATCTGAAGTTCCAGGCCGCCTGGACGACCCTGGCACTGGCAGATCGGCGAGCGGAGCGCATATACGAGGTCTACTGGCCGATCTTTGAGTCGCGAAATGCCAGCCTAGAACTTCGTGTGGCAGCGGTTACTCTGCTATTGATTTCCAACCCCACGGCCGCCCGTCTCATCAGCATCCATCGCATCATCCAGAGCGAGACGGACCCCCACATGATCAACTACTACCGGACGACGGTGACGAGCATCTCGGAGACGACATATCCCTGCTACCAGCACCT ACGCCGTCTGTTGTCCTACATGCATCGCCATCTGCCCCAGAAGCCCGAGTCACGCTACTGGGTCACCGGTAACTACATCTTTGACTATCGCGACTCCAAGTTCGGCATCGGTGCAATGCTTCAGGTATTCCTCGTGGGCGATCCAAAGTCGGACATGCCTGTGGTGGCCTTCTTTAAGTTCGACACCGAAGCCCTAGGCAAATTCACAGGACAACTGGCG CTATACATCAAGGCACGTGGGCTGCCAGATACCATCCTGAACAAGATGCAATCAAGGAATGGCAGCGATCCGTTCACCTTTAAGAGCATCAAGGCGCTATTGGCCATGCTACAGGCCCCGATCATCAACTCGAAGGACCTGCATCTGGAGTTCATCCTGCAAATGGAGGGCAAGACGGTGCTGTCGTACTATCTCAACCAGCGGATGTTCCGGCAGCTGACCTACGACAACA TTCTAGAAAGAATGCAGCAAATCATTCGGACAGACAGTCACATCAACATGCAGACGGTTCGTTGGCCCTTCATGAACCGCTACACGGTGCCCACGGTGCTGGGAACCTCCTCCGACGTCCTGCTGCAGACCACCGTTCTGACCTCGCTGCGTGGCAATATAACAGAGCAGCGGAACTCGCCCATAACCAAGCACACGCTGGAGATAGATGCCCGGTACTCTTCATACGCCTCGGTGCGGAGTCGCAGCTACAATCCGTTCCTGAACCTCGACCACGAGATCAACCGAGAGCAGGGCTTCCTCATCTACATCCCCTTTAGCAGCGAACTGCATCTGAACGAGAGTGGCAGTAAGTGCAGGCGCTACTCCTTCTCCCGACCCCAAAACCTGACCAGCGGCCTGTCCTTCAAGTCGCGGGCGGTGACCAAGACCAGGGGCTTGATCACGAAGACAGCGGCGGCGCCCTTCGAAGAGATCATGGTGCCCGAGGGTCGGAACGATGTG GTTCAACTATTTAGCTACCCAATGCCGGACTTGGGCGTCCGACTGAGCATGACCACCAATCTCAACGAGCTCATCAAGTACAGGGGGATGCTGCTGAAGTCCGAGTTCACGGAGAA TGGGTTCTCCGGCAATATGGTGGTCAATGCTTTGATGTACATATTTGGCTTCACCCAGCTTAGTTCCATACACCTGGGACACGATCGCAACTTTACCATGCTTATGTACAACGAGAAGAACACCAGG ATCGAGGGTAACTTTTGTGCCGAAGACGTTTTGAAAACGTCGGACATGAAAGGCAAGCAGATTGGTCTCACACTGGAGCACACGGACCACATGAACGAAAATCATGCTGCGGATGCACTCCATAGGTGGAACATTACCCTGGACGTGCTGGCATCGACCAAGTCCAACTGGTTCAAGCTGACCGGCCAGGTCCAGCGAAATTCAAAGGATGACGAGGACGACTGGAAG GCCTGCACCAAGTTGACCTATGAACCGCTGGTGTTTACCAAGCGACCTCACACTCTGAATGGCGATGTGGTGTTTGGCCTGGCCACCGAGGAGAGCGAGTGCCCGGAGAAGGGATCCACGGTGCAGTTTGCAGCTAGAGCTGGT CCCTCGGAGCATGCCCGTGCCTTCCTGCGCTCCGACAAGATCTCGCTGACGGACACCGACTTCTGTCCCAAGGAGGTACTCAAGTTCTCGCCCATCCCCACTTCCAAGTATTGCAAGCGTAGCAACTTTGAGAACTTCACCTCGATCACACAATACGACATGGACCTGAAGTTTAACAAT ATGCCCGCCTGGTTCGAGCTGTGGTCGAATCGACTGGACCACTTAGTGTCCGCCTTATCCGCCGACAAGGTGGACAGTCTGCATATGAGCCAGGAgataaatatttcaatgcaAACTCCTCAGGACCAGTTCCGGCTGGCTGTGGAGGTCAACGGAGTGAAGTGGCGCTTCCATCAGATCCCCTTCTTCTACAAGCTGGACTCAAAATTCGACGCTTCCCACGAGCTTACCTTCGACTCGGGACTTAAGCGCTCCTGCTCAGTAATCAATGGCATGGTCAATACCTTCGATGATTACCTGATCAATCTCAGAGAGATTGCGGTGCGTCCCGACTGTCTCACGCTGCTGGTGGCTGACTGTTCGCCATTGCCACAGATTGCCGTGTTTGTTACGCCTTCGCCGGCTCAAGGACTGTCCAACAATTATGGATTGCGAATCCATATCGGGCAAAACTACTTCGACTTCCGCGTCCGCACAGACAACAGCAGCCTGCCCACGGATGAACCGGTGCTCATATATCTCAACCAGGATCAAACACCGCACAACGTGCGCAAAAAGCCCTATCAATGGCCAATGGAGACTAGTGACTACGACTTTCG CGTGGAACTGaacgagcaaaatattttaattgtggAGTGCACGCAGCTGTCCTCCACCATCCAGTTCGATCTGTACAACATCCTGAACTTCGAGATATACGGCGTTTATAAGCACCAGATGTGTGGGCTGTGCAGCAAGCCCCTAAACCGCATGCAGAACTATACGATCTGCGAGCTGGAGGCAAGCACTCCAACTCCTGTGCCGCTGCAGAATTCCTCCGATGTAGTTGTAGAtgcataa
- the LOC117142531 gene encoding arginine kinase, with amino-acid sequence MTSIESKRVQYRKYLERAGVIDALSKALIKLYEEQNKPEDAIRFVRKFMCESCPDDAQYDVMKNDLEEAKTHISKLEQELERLRGQIKKSPEEYQELTTEGYKSLMDDEENVSSLLRKYLTPELLEEYMLVTTPAPVDAYLYDCAVSGFEHHDAPVGIFAADADSYDVFNKLFDPIIKDYHGQMDNENDVLQKDPDFGNVDEIENLDPEHKYILSARIRVARNIEGLPFFPKLTEKQFIEVEEKVRSATETMDGELVGSYLTMADIDAETQAEMVKRHILFQRGDEKLTTAGCYRFWPTGRGVYHNPAETFLIWVNRQDHVHIMSMAQCGDLGDVYNRLVNGLTELEKTLAFARHPRYGNLTACPTNLGTTLRASVHIRLPLLSKDPDRLIALAEELQLQVRGTDGGELATVEDGVMDISNKRKLGFTEFELVKTLQDGVVALINAEEELEIAGQEG; translated from the exons ATGACTTCG ATCGAATCAAAACGCGTCCAATATCGAAAGTATTTGGAACGCGCCGGAGTCATCGATGCCCTAAGCAAGGCTCTGATTAAGCTTTACGAGGAGCAGAATAAGCCGGAGGATGCCATTCGCTTTGTGCGCAAGTTTATGTGCGAGAGCTGCCCGGACGATGCCCAGTACGATGTAATGAAGAACGACCTCGAGGAGGCCAAGACCCACATCTCGaagctggagcaggagctaGAACGGCTACGCGGACAAAT CAAAAAGTCACCGGAGGAGTACCAGGAGCTCACTACTGAGGGCTACAAATCGCTCATGGATGATGAGGAGAACGTGAGCTCACTGCTGCGTAAGTACCTGACTCCGGAATTGCTGGAGGAGTACATGCTGGTCACCACCCCTGCGCCGGTGGATGCCTACCTATACGATTGCGCCGTCTCCGGATTCGAGCATCACGACGCGCCCGTGGGCATTTTCGCGGCAGATGCCGACAGCTACGACGTGTTCAACAAGCTCTTTGATCCGATCATAAAGGACTATCATGGCCAGATGGACAACGAGAACGATGTGCTGCAGAAGGACCCAGACTTTGGCAACGTGGACGAGATCGAGAACTTGGATCCGGAGCACAAGTACATTCTGTCCGCACGAATCAGAGTGGCTCGCAATATCGAAGGCCTGCCCTTCTTCCCCAAACTGACCGAGAAGCAGTTCATAGAGGTGGAGGAGAAGGTGCGTTCGGCCACGGAGACAATGGATGGCGAGCTGGTTGGCTCCTACCTGACAATGGCGGACATCGATGCTGAGACCCAGGCCGAGATGGTCAAGAGACATATATTATTTCAGCGCGGCGATGAGAAGCTGACCACAGCCGGCTGCTATCGTTTCTGGCCAACTGGTCGTGGTGTCTACCACAATCCCGCCGAGACCTTCCTGATCTGGGTGAATCGTCAGGACCATGTGCACATTATGTCCATGGCACAGTGCGGCGACTTGGGCGATGTTTACAATCGCCTTGTCAACGGTCTAACCGAACTGGAGAAGACGTTGGCCTTTGCCCGGCATCCGCGTTACGGAAACCTTACGGCCTGCCCCACCAATTTGGGCACCACCCTGCGCGCTTCGGTGCACATCCGTCTGCCGCTACTCAGCAAGGACCCCGACCGTCTAATCGCCCTCGCCGAGGAACTGCAGCTTCAGGTACGCGGCACCGATGGCGGCGAGCTGGCCACCGTGGAAGATGGTGTCATGGACATATCAAATAAGAGGAAGCTTGGTTTCACCGAGTTCGAACTGGTCAAAACACTGCAGGATGGCGTTGTGGCCCTGATTAACGCCGAGGAAGAGCTCGAAATAGCCGGACAGGAGGGTTAG